A part of Mustela erminea isolate mMusErm1 chromosome 9, mMusErm1.Pri, whole genome shotgun sequence genomic DNA contains:
- the LOC116598756 gene encoding trehalase-like gives MVSGERWILTSPKTGQQWDFPSAWAPLQDLVIRGLAKSPSPRAQEVAFQLAQNWIRTNSEVYSQKSAMFEKYDISNGGQPGGGGEYEVQEGFGWTNGVVLMLLDRYGDRLTSGTQTAFLEPHCLTAALLLSLLLSLLPSLLPR, from the exons ATGGTTTCAGGAGAGCGATG GATTCTGACCTCTCCGAAGACAGGCCAGCAGTGGGATTTCCCCAGTGCCTGGGCGCCCTTGCAGGACCTGGTCATCAGAG GTCTGGCCAAGTCTCCTTCACCTCGGGCCCAGGAAGTGGCTTTCCAGCTGGCTCAGAATTGGATCCGAACCAACTCTGAGGTCTACTCCCAAAAATCAGCCATGTTTGAGAAG TATGACATCAGCAACGGTGGGCAgccaggtggaggaggggagTATGAAGTTCAG GAGGGCTTTGGCTGGACCAATGGAGTGGTCCTGATGCTCCTGGACCGCTACGGTGACCGGCTGACCTCGGGGACCCAGACAGCTTTCCTGGAACCCCACTGCCTCACAGCTGCCCTCCTGCTCAGCCTCCTGCTCAGCCTcctgcccagcctcctgccaCGGTGA
- the LOC116598084 gene encoding trehalase-like isoform X2 yields MEGLLLSEMPQTVKGMLQNFLDLVRLYGHVPNGAHVYYLQRSQPPLLTLMMDRYVTHTNDTAFLRDNIGTLALELDFWMENRTISVSSGGQSYILNHYAVSYGGPSPPALSTAGVLGTAETTLQQ; encoded by the exons ATGGAGGGGCTGCTCCTGTCTGAGATGCCCCAGACGGTGAAGGGCATGCTGCAGAACTTCCTGGACCTGGTGCGGCT CTATGGACACGTCCCTAACGGGGCCCACGTGTACTACCTGCAGCGGAGCCAGCCTCCCCTCCTGACTCTCATGATGGACCGCTACGTGACCCACACCAACGACACCGCCTTCCTCAG GGACAACATAGGGACCCTAGCCTTGGAACTGGACTTCTGGATGGAGAACAGGACCATCTCTGTGAGCTCGGGGGGCCAGAGCTACATCCTGAACCACTATGCTGTCTCTTACGGGGGCCCCAG CCCACCCGCCTTGAGCACAGCCGGAGTCCTAGGAACAGCGGAAACCACCTTGCAACAATGA
- the LOC116598084 gene encoding uncharacterized protein LOC116598084 isoform X1, which produces MEGLLLSEMPQTVKGMLQNFLDLVRLYGHVPNGAHVYYLQRSQPPLLTLMMDRYVTHTNDTAFLRDNIGTLALELDFWMENRTISVSSGGQSYILNHYAVSYGGPRPRNTHRKAAEETCPKVLGSQWQWPHRYSPGLSLGQKRPQRTKTTGGAPPGLGAGASRDGSCWRALSWQERGSWQREDTEEDGRPEDHRGGFALLLGHQPRLQRPPVLPRQDSPAGQGLEQGQEPRGPTPSSCAQTTAIWRSKTSLSLSLSLF; this is translated from the exons ATGGAGGGGCTGCTCCTGTCTGAGATGCCCCAGACGGTGAAGGGCATGCTGCAGAACTTCCTGGACCTGGTGCGGCT CTATGGACACGTCCCTAACGGGGCCCACGTGTACTACCTGCAGCGGAGCCAGCCTCCCCTCCTGACTCTCATGATGGACCGCTACGTGACCCACACCAACGACACCGCCTTCCTCAG GGACAACATAGGGACCCTAGCCTTGGAACTGGACTTCTGGATGGAGAACAGGACCATCTCTGTGAGCTCGGGGGGCCAGAGCTACATCCTGAACCACTATGCTGTCTCTTACGGGGGCCCCAG gCCACGTAACACCCACAGGAAGGCTGCAGAGGAAACTTGCCCCAAGGTATTGGGGTCGCAGTGGCAATGGCCCCATCGCTACTCTCCTGGGCTATCCCTGGGGCAGAAGAGGCCCCAGAGGACAAAGACAACAGGTGGGGCACCGCCAGGACTAGGAGCTGGGGCCAGCAGAGACGGCAGCTGCTGGAGAGCTCTGTCCTGGCAGGAGAGGGGCAGTTGGcagagagaggacacagaggaggATGGCAGGCCAGAAGACCACCGTGGGGGCTTTGCTTTGCTGCTTGGCCACCAGCCTAGGCTGCAGCGCCCCCCTGTCCTCCCAAGGCAAGACTCACCTGCTGGCCAAGGCCTGGAGCAAGGGCAAGAGCCTCGaggccccaccccctcctcttgTGCTCAAACCACAGCCATCTGGAGATcaaaaacatctctctctctttctctctctcttttttaa